One region of Populus trichocarpa isolate Nisqually-1 chromosome 4, P.trichocarpa_v4.1, whole genome shotgun sequence genomic DNA includes:
- the LOC7466806 gene encoding lysine histidine transporter-like 8, with the protein MGEVVDANSTPVTPRPASVAPTPPISAPPSQFHSPSLSRSPLLTPDHIVPSKTPKNSTPRNATPRNRTPRFITPIGSPIRRALKLTRLDPEDAWLPITESRNGNAWYAAFHCLCSGIGFQALVLPVAFTVLGWAWGIIALTVAFAWQLYTLYLLVQLHENTETGVRYSRYLQIMSANFGEKKAKWLGLFPILYLSIGTCVALNIIGGSTSKLFFQTVCGQSCTVKTLTPVEWYLVFASAAVLLSQLPNLNSIAGVSLIGSITAVMYCTIMWMVSVNKDRLPGISYKPVRGPKEVDRLFEVLNALGIVAFAFRGHNLILEIQATMPSSEKHPSRVPMWRGAKAAYTVIAACIFPLAIGGFWAYGQRIPKNGGLQSAFYAYRRRDTSQFIMGLVSLLIIVNALSSFQIYAMPMFDELESIFTKRMKRPCQWWLRVILRAFFGYGVFFLAVAIPSIGSVGGLVGGISLPVTLAYPCFMWLKMRKPNKYSKMWYLNWGLGIIGLILSVCLMAAGVYVIKENDNKFQWFKPK; encoded by the exons atgggtGAAGTTGTTGATGCAAACTCTACTCCTGTGACACCAAGACCAGCCTCAGTGGCACCAACGCCACCGATATCAGCTCCTCCGTCGCAATTTCATTCACCGTCGTTGTCTAGATCACCTTTGCTCACACCTGATCATATTGTTCCAAGCAAAACCCCCAAAAACTCAACCCCAAGAAATGCAACCCCAAGAAATAGAACACCTCGCTTTATTACCCCTATAGGTAGTCCTATTAGAAGGGCTCTCAAGCTCACTAGACTAGACCCTGAAGATGCTTGGCTTCCTATCACCGAGTCCCGAAATGGAAACGCGTGGTATGCAGCGTTTCATTGCCTTTGCTCAGGAATTGGTTTTCAAGCACTTGTGCTCCCTGTCGCCTTCACTGTCCTTGGCTG GGCATGGGGGATCATAGCCTTGACTGTTGCTTTCGCATGGCAGCTTTACACCCTTTATTTACTTGTGCAACTCCATGAAAACACTGAAACTGGCGTTCGCTACAGCAGATATCTTCAAATTATGAGTGCAAATTTCG GTGAGAAGAAAGCAAAGTGGCTGGGCCTGTTCCCAATATTGTACCTATCAATAGGCACATGTGTGGCTCTAAACATAATTGGAGGAtcaacatcaaaattatttttccagaCTGTATGCGGTCAATCATGCACAGTCAAAACATTAACACCAGTGGAATGGTACCTGGTGTTTGCTAGTGCTGCAGTTCTTCTGTCTCAGCTGCCAAACTTGAACTCAATAGCTGGTGTCTCCCTAATCGGATCCATCACGGCTGTTATGTACTGCACAATTATGTGGATGGTTTCTGTTAACAAGGACAGGCTACCTGGAATTTCATACAAACCAGTTCGCGGACCAAAGGAGGTTGATAGGCTTTTTGAAGTTCTTAACGCACTTGGCATTGTTGCTTTTGCATTTAGAGGCCACAATCTTATACTTGAGATCCAG GCTACTATGCCTTCAAGTGAGAAGCATCCATCTCGTGTGCCAATGTGGAGGGGTGCCAAGGCTGCTTATACAGTTATTGCAGCATGTATATTCCCCCTTGCAATTGGAGGCTTCTGGGCATACGGTCAAAGG ATACCAAAAAATGGTGGTTTGCAATCTGCCTTCTATGCATACCGAAGGAGAGACACCTCACAATTTATCATGGGACTCGTTAGTTTACTTATCATAGTAAATGCTCTTAGCTCATTCCAAATCTACGCCATGCCAATGTTTGATGAGTTAGAGTCAATTTTCACTAAGAGGATGAAGAGGCCATGCCAATGGTGGCTCCGAGTGATTTTGAGGGCGTTCTTCGGGTATGGGGTCTTCTTTTTGGCCGTCGCAATCCCATCTATTGGAAGTGTAGGTGGTCTAGTCGGAGGAATATCACTGCCAGTCACATTGGCTTATCCATGCTTCATGTGGCTTAAGATGAGGAAACCGAACAAGTATAGCAAGATGTGGTACCTTAACTGGGGACTAGGAATCATTGGTTTGATTCTTAGCGTGTGTTTGATGGCTGCTGGAGTATATGTTATCAAAGAGAATGATAATAAATTCCAGTGGTTCAAGCCtaagtaa
- the LOC7466808 gene encoding auxin-responsive protein SAUR63, which yields MISAKKLIRLARKWQKLAAIRQKRLTLPQTISSLESDDRSTSSTAEKGHFVVYTTDKKRFVLPLNYLNNEIVRELFNLAEEEFGLTSDGPITLPCDATFMEYAIILIQQNVAKDIEKALLVTIASNRCSSSLYLHHDVRHHQLSICSF from the coding sequence ATGATCAGTGCTAAGAAGCTCATCAGATTAGCAAGAAAATGGCAGAAACTGGCTGCCATTAGGCAAAAAAGGCTCACTCTGCCGCAAACCATTAGCAGTCTAGAATCAGATGACCGCAGCACATCATCAACAGCAGAAAAGGGTCACTTTGTTGTGTACACTACCGATAAGAAACGCTTTGTGCTTCCCTTGAATTACCTTAACAACGAAATTGTTAGAGAGCTATTCAATCTAGCAGAAGAAGAGTTTGGATTAACAAGCGATGGACCTATCACATTGCCATGTGATGCTACCTTCATGGAATATGCAATCATCTTGATCCAGCAGAATGTGGCTAAAGATATAGAGAAAGCATTACTGGTCACCATAGCTAGCAACCGATGTTCATCATCTTTATATCTTCATCATGATGTTAGACATCACCAATTGTCAATCTGTAGCTTCTGA